From the Saccharobesus litoralis genome, one window contains:
- a CDS encoding thermonuclease family protein, translated as MKPLFIALSLSLLSTYATAHSCQPKNFEQTERVQQVIDGDTIRLQDGNKIRLIGIDAPEIDYKSTKNSEPFAHQAKQQLEQLIGPSKTVKLVYDKDIIDVYNRMLAHIHNEKGQNLQAAMLDKGLAKQIVIGKNDKFWRCYREHETAARNAQRGIWTDKFWQPKVVADHTLNSKRYHEYIGQISNVWTDEDNTTWIVLNRALYIGVKQNQRNIHRLYELNRSWVGGKAIVKGKPYHHKGRWRINLTHPYQIMMPGELAILPKPQEK; from the coding sequence GTGAAACCATTATTTATTGCGCTTAGCCTCAGCTTATTAAGTACCTATGCCACGGCTCATTCATGCCAACCGAAAAACTTTGAACAAACTGAACGTGTACAACAAGTTATTGACGGGGACACCATACGCTTGCAGGATGGCAATAAAATTCGCCTTATTGGTATCGATGCCCCTGAAATAGACTATAAATCGACAAAGAATTCAGAACCGTTTGCGCACCAAGCCAAACAGCAACTAGAGCAACTTATCGGCCCAAGCAAAACCGTAAAACTGGTATACGACAAAGATATAATCGATGTGTATAACCGTATGTTGGCGCATATCCACAACGAAAAAGGTCAAAACTTGCAAGCCGCTATGCTGGATAAAGGTTTAGCTAAGCAGATTGTCATAGGTAAAAATGATAAGTTTTGGCGCTGCTACCGCGAGCATGAAACGGCAGCACGTAATGCACAACGCGGTATTTGGACAGATAAGTTTTGGCAACCTAAAGTTGTCGCTGACCATACATTAAACTCAAAACGCTATCATGAATACATAGGCCAAATCAGCAATGTTTGGACTGATGAAGACAATACAACCTGGATTGTACTGAATCGCGCTCTATATATCGGCGTTAAGCAAAACCAACGCAACATCCATCGATTATACGAATTAAATCGCTCTTGGGTTGGAGGTAAGGCTATTGTTAAAGGCAAGCCGTACCACCATAAAGGTCGCTGGCGAATAAACTTAACTCATCCTTATCAGATTATGATGCCCGGCGAACTTGCAATCTTGCCTAAACCACAAGAAAAATAA
- a CDS encoding malic enzyme-like NAD(P)-binding protein, with protein MTDFRQKALDYHAKPTPGKISIELTKPAENAADLALAYSPGVAEPCREIAANPEEAYNYTAKGNLVAVISNGTAVLGLGNLGALASKPVMEGKALLFKRFAHLDAIDIEVKHRTTEEFINTVANIADTFGGINLEDIKAPECFEIEQELIKRCKVPIFHDDQHGTAIVTAAGMLNALEIQGKDIRDVIIVCMGAGAAAVACMELLIKCGAQRERIYMLDRKGVIHTRREDLTEHKKLFANNTDRRTLEDALQGADVFVGVSGPDVLPPEALKLMNNNPVVFACSNPDPEIKPELAHAARDDLIMATGRSDYPNQVNNVLCFPFVFRGALDVRASVINDEMKVAAVNAIREIAKQAVPEEVIKASGADKLEFGRDYIIPKPMDPRLLKRVAKAVAVAAVETGVSRIDLPDGYMD; from the coding sequence ATGACTGACTTTCGTCAAAAAGCATTGGATTACCACGCCAAACCGACGCCCGGTAAAATCAGTATAGAACTGACAAAACCAGCAGAAAACGCCGCCGATTTAGCATTAGCCTACAGTCCAGGCGTCGCAGAACCGTGCCGCGAGATAGCCGCTAACCCAGAAGAAGCTTATAACTACACGGCCAAGGGCAACTTAGTTGCAGTCATTTCCAATGGTACTGCAGTTTTGGGCTTAGGCAACCTTGGTGCTTTGGCCTCCAAACCGGTTATGGAAGGTAAAGCCTTATTATTCAAACGCTTTGCTCATTTGGATGCGATTGATATCGAAGTCAAACATCGCACCACTGAGGAGTTTATCAATACAGTTGCCAATATTGCCGATACGTTTGGTGGTATCAATTTAGAAGATATTAAAGCGCCAGAATGTTTTGAAATAGAACAAGAGCTTATCAAGCGCTGTAAAGTGCCTATTTTCCATGACGATCAACACGGTACCGCTATTGTTACAGCGGCTGGCATGCTGAACGCATTAGAGATCCAAGGTAAAGATATTCGCGATGTGATCATTGTGTGTATGGGTGCCGGTGCAGCAGCCGTAGCCTGTATGGAATTGCTAATAAAATGTGGAGCCCAACGCGAACGCATTTATATGCTAGACCGTAAAGGTGTGATCCATACTCGCCGTGAAGATTTAACCGAACACAAAAAGCTATTTGCCAACAATACCGACCGCCGGACATTAGAAGATGCCTTGCAAGGTGCTGATGTATTTGTTGGGGTATCAGGTCCTGATGTGTTACCACCTGAAGCGTTAAAATTAATGAACAACAACCCTGTAGTATTCGCTTGTTCAAACCCTGATCCTGAAATAAAACCAGAGCTAGCGCATGCAGCTCGCGATGATCTAATAATGGCGACAGGACGCTCTGACTACCCTAACCAAGTCAACAATGTACTGTGTTTCCCGTTTGTATTCCGTGGCGCCTTAGATGTTCGCGCATCTGTGATCAACGATGAAATGAAGGTTGCTGCGGTTAATGCCATTCGCGAGATCGCCAAGCAAGCTGTTCCGGAAGAAGTGATCAAAGCCAGTGGTGCCGATAAGCTAGAGTTTGGCCGTGACTATATAATCCCTAAACCTATGGATCCGCGTTTACTTAAACGCGTCGCTAAAGCGGTTGCTGTCGCAGCTGTAGAAACAGGTGTAAGTCGCATTGATTTGCCTGACGGATATATGGACTAA
- a CDS encoding ThuA domain-containing protein, with protein sequence MKKLLLLLASLSLVACMSTGSAPEAPAKKIKALIVDGQNNHGHWPKTTFMMKQYLEETGLFEVDIYRTVNTWKGGKLVKQFPLNDGKNYQDLKQPKSDPTFVPNFAEYKVVVSNFGWKAANWPKATEKAFEAYMSNGGGLVSVHAADNSFPKWKAYNKMIGLGGWGGRNHKDGPYVYYDDNGKLVRDMSQGGGGGHGKQHKFVVQTRDASHPIMQGIPEKWLHAKDELYCKLRGPAENMTVLATAYDNQKSKRHEPVLMAIDYGKGRIFHSTLGHADYSFEGVGFITTFLRGTEWAATGKVTIPVPTDFPTETQSVSRKFALNQAK encoded by the coding sequence ATGAAAAAACTACTCCTATTATTGGCAAGTTTGAGTTTAGTTGCCTGTATGAGCACAGGATCTGCACCTGAAGCACCAGCTAAAAAAATAAAAGCACTTATTGTTGATGGCCAGAATAACCATGGTCATTGGCCCAAAACGACCTTTATGATGAAGCAGTACTTAGAAGAGACTGGTTTATTTGAAGTTGATATTTATCGAACGGTTAATACTTGGAAAGGTGGCAAGCTGGTTAAGCAGTTTCCACTGAACGATGGCAAAAATTATCAAGATTTAAAGCAGCCGAAATCAGATCCTACCTTCGTACCTAATTTTGCTGAATACAAGGTTGTCGTATCAAACTTTGGTTGGAAAGCGGCCAACTGGCCTAAAGCCACCGAAAAAGCTTTTGAAGCGTATATGAGCAATGGTGGTGGTTTAGTGTCTGTGCATGCGGCAGATAACTCATTCCCTAAATGGAAAGCCTATAACAAGATGATCGGCCTTGGCGGCTGGGGTGGTCGTAATCATAAAGATGGCCCTTATGTATATTATGATGATAACGGTAAGCTAGTGCGTGATATGAGCCAAGGCGGTGGCGGTGGCCACGGTAAACAACATAAATTTGTTGTGCAAACCCGTGATGCCAGTCACCCTATTATGCAAGGTATTCCGGAAAAATGGTTACATGCCAAAGATGAGTTGTATTGTAAATTGCGTGGTCCAGCTGAAAACATGACGGTATTGGCAACCGCGTACGATAATCAAAAATCTAAGCGCCATGAGCCAGTATTAATGGCGATTGATTATGGCAAAGGTCGTATCTTCCACTCGACTTTAGGTCATGCTGATTATTCTTTTGAAGGTGTTGGTTTTATTACTACTTTCCTACGTGGTACTGAGTGGGCAGCAACGGGTAAAGTGACTATTCCTGTACCGACTGATTTCCCAACTGAAACTCAAAGTGTTTCACGTAAATTTGCATTGAATCAAGCCAAGTAA
- a CDS encoding alpha-L-fucosidase, translating to MNKLNLTPLKLSIGLSLSLSVAGLIAGCSHLAPNTDAHATSGQQTTKVYLPTWQSTKTHKTPNWFLDAKFGIYFHWGPYSVPAHKTEWYSIWMYREGHPIRKYHEETYGSLDKFGYKDFIPMFTAEHFDPQEWAELFAKSGAKFAGPVSEHADGFAMWDSEITPWNAKDMGPKRDVVGEMAKAIRDQDMKFIATFHHQWKYAWYPTWDENTDASNPKYEKLYGPKVPKGTFVLANKPTNPLPDKAFNDDWLDRVKEVVDKYEPDLVYFDNKMDIISEQHRLDMLSYVYNAGVKQNRDVMVTYKGEDLAKGSAVLDLERSRMSEKKDFPWMTDDSIDWNSWTHIANPNYKTTNRLIDFLVDVVSKNGAVLLNITPTAQGVIPQQVRTRLLEMGEWLEQNGEAIYGTRTWHTYGEGPAKVVEGHLSEFKNKDNTEKDIRFTTKDGDLYAIVLDWPTEPVTIKALAKGKHKVSSVSLLGSDEKISWNQDADGLTIQVPKYQPGKHAFAFKLDI from the coding sequence ATGAATAAACTCAATTTAACGCCACTTAAGCTATCCATAGGCTTGTCATTGAGTCTGTCTGTGGCAGGGTTAATAGCAGGCTGCTCTCATCTAGCACCAAATACAGATGCACATGCAACTTCAGGCCAACAGACAACCAAGGTTTATTTGCCAACTTGGCAATCGACAAAAACGCACAAAACACCAAACTGGTTTTTAGATGCCAAGTTCGGTATTTATTTTCACTGGGGGCCATACTCAGTTCCGGCCCATAAAACCGAATGGTACTCAATTTGGATGTATCGCGAGGGCCATCCTATTCGTAAATACCATGAAGAAACCTACGGCAGCCTAGATAAATTTGGCTATAAAGATTTTATTCCCATGTTCACCGCCGAACATTTTGATCCACAAGAATGGGCGGAATTATTTGCCAAATCAGGTGCCAAATTTGCTGGCCCAGTTTCTGAACATGCCGATGGTTTTGCCATGTGGGACAGCGAGATTACACCTTGGAATGCCAAGGATATGGGCCCCAAACGCGATGTGGTAGGCGAAATGGCCAAAGCAATCCGCGACCAAGATATGAAGTTTATCGCCACATTCCATCACCAATGGAAATACGCTTGGTATCCAACTTGGGATGAAAATACCGATGCGTCAAATCCCAAATACGAAAAGCTTTATGGCCCTAAAGTTCCAAAAGGCACCTTTGTGTTAGCCAACAAACCGACTAATCCTTTACCAGATAAAGCGTTTAATGATGATTGGTTAGATCGCGTTAAAGAAGTGGTCGACAAGTATGAGCCTGACTTAGTGTACTTTGATAACAAAATGGACATCATTAGTGAGCAGCACAGGCTAGATATGCTTAGTTACGTATATAACGCAGGTGTTAAACAAAACCGTGATGTGATGGTTACCTATAAAGGTGAAGATCTCGCCAAAGGCTCTGCCGTATTAGACTTAGAACGCTCACGCATGAGCGAGAAAAAAGACTTTCCATGGATGACCGACGATTCTATCGACTGGAACTCTTGGACTCATATCGCTAACCCGAACTACAAAACAACTAATCGCTTGATCGACTTTTTAGTCGATGTTGTGAGTAAAAATGGTGCAGTTTTGCTAAATATCACGCCAACTGCGCAAGGGGTCATACCACAACAGGTACGTACTCGATTACTGGAAATGGGCGAATGGTTAGAACAAAACGGTGAAGCCATATATGGCACCCGTACTTGGCATACTTATGGTGAAGGGCCAGCGAAAGTCGTAGAAGGTCACCTAAGTGAATTTAAGAACAAGGACAATACAGAAAAAGACATTCGCTTCACCACCAAAGACGGCGACCTTTACGCCATAGTTTTAGATTGGCCAACCGAACCCGTCACCATCAAAGCGTTAGCCAAAGGTAAGCACAAAGTTAGCAGCGTTAGCTTATTGGGTAGCGATGAGAAAATCAGCTGGAACCAAGATGCTGATGGTTTAACCATCCAAGTACCTAAATACCAACCCGGTAAACACGCTTTTGCTTTTAAGTTGGATATTTAA
- a CDS encoding OB-fold-containig protein, which yields MMTDMFLNEVFSFPLNIFSTLFVILLLFWLVSFLGLVDIEIIDPDIEVDTDAESGQTSWLQKLGLDGVPLMVVITLIDFYALIFAYLGRKYLMPLADEMLTATAMGSLLAMAAVVIALPLTTLSVKPLRRFFHTHEAVSKCDITGTICTVTTLKVTESFGQAITEDGSMVLSVRADEPNTISKGERVALISYDNNKDTYLVVTEQQLLNQ from the coding sequence ATGATGACGGACATGTTTTTAAACGAAGTATTTAGCTTCCCTCTCAATATTTTCTCTACCCTATTCGTCATATTGCTACTTTTTTGGTTGGTATCATTTTTAGGTTTAGTCGATATCGAAATTATTGATCCAGATATCGAAGTCGATACTGATGCTGAGTCAGGCCAAACCTCATGGTTACAAAAGTTGGGGTTAGATGGCGTACCTTTGATGGTAGTCATAACCCTAATCGATTTTTACGCCTTAATTTTTGCTTACTTGGGGCGTAAGTATCTAATGCCGTTAGCAGATGAAATGCTAACCGCAACAGCTATGGGCAGCTTATTAGCCATGGCTGCAGTTGTAATTGCTTTACCATTAACCACGCTCAGTGTTAAACCACTGCGCCGCTTCTTTCATACCCATGAAGCGGTTAGCAAATGTGATATTACAGGCACCATTTGTACCGTAACAACGTTAAAAGTGACAGAAAGCTTTGGCCAAGCCATAACCGAAGATGGCTCCATGGTGTTAAGTGTTAGAGCCGATGAGCCAAACACTATAAGCAAAGGCGAGCGCGTGGCGTTAATTAGTTATGACAACAACAAGGACACCTACCTTGTTGTGACCGAACAACAATTATTAAATCAGTAA
- a CDS encoding CLCA_X family protein produces the protein MQQPAKTNRLKRGYYRTGPNHRQDQDVSFTDIRQEFGFRCIRLGKWVTKQEQQIAANLIFDALADLALILQVPRQVISLRSTLSLAFGTGGQRHNMAHYNVGTKELALAKNAGGGALAHEWFHAFDHYICSKFLQLPKSKFASHAWLLGEEKIDHPLNQALQKAFSHIFLDASKKHKSSRYFQVAAQVDKQLNQVYYALPEEMCARAFEAYIQDSRLSNEFLVKGTKQSDEAKVGLYPLDEHRVEVGRYFSEYFALLGRCLANQMS, from the coding sequence TTGCAACAACCTGCTAAAACCAACCGGCTTAAACGCGGTTATTACCGTACAGGCCCTAATCATAGGCAAGACCAAGATGTTAGCTTTACCGATATTCGCCAAGAGTTTGGTTTTCGCTGTATTCGATTAGGCAAATGGGTAACCAAACAAGAACAACAAATCGCCGCCAATCTTATTTTTGATGCCTTGGCGGATCTCGCGCTAATTCTGCAAGTGCCTAGGCAAGTGATTTCCCTACGCAGTACCCTGTCTTTAGCTTTTGGTACTGGTGGCCAACGCCACAATATGGCGCACTATAATGTCGGCACCAAAGAATTAGCCTTGGCTAAAAATGCCGGTGGCGGCGCTTTAGCACATGAATGGTTCCATGCTTTTGATCACTATATCTGTAGTAAGTTCTTGCAGTTGCCTAAATCCAAATTTGCATCGCATGCTTGGTTATTAGGTGAAGAAAAGATCGATCACCCTTTAAACCAAGCTTTGCAAAAAGCTTTCTCGCATATTTTCTTAGATGCGAGTAAAAAGCATAAATCGAGTCGTTATTTTCAAGTCGCCGCACAAGTAGATAAACAACTTAATCAGGTTTACTACGCCTTACCAGAAGAGATGTGTGCCAGAGCGTTTGAGGCTTATATTCAAGACAGTCGATTAAGTAACGAGTTTCTGGTTAAAGGCACAAAACAGTCTGATGAAGCTAAGGTTGGGCTGTACCCGTTAGACGAACATAGAGTCGAAGTGGGAAGGTATTTTAGTGAATATTTTGCTTTGCTAGGTAGATGTTTGGCGAATCAAATGTCGTAG